CTTTTCGGCCGCATGTCCGTCCACGTCCGGTCGATGTAGCCGATCACCTCCTCCCGGGCCGCGGGACCGTACACGGCCCGCCAGCCCTCGGGGACGGCGATGTCCTGCGGCCACAGCGAGTACT
Above is a genomic segment from Streptomyces glaucescens containing:
- a CDS encoding MbtH family protein — translated: MPNPFDDDSREFLALCNAEEQYSLWPQDIAVPEGWRAVYGPAAREEVIGYIDRTWTDMRPKSLRDAMARNDGLPA